Genomic segment of Bacteroides stercoris ATCC 43183:
CCGGACAATTATTCAAAACTACGCAGCATGCTGATTTCTTCCGCCCAAAGCGTTTCATCCGGAGTTTCGAGTATCACCGGCATATCGTTAAAACGCTCGTCTTTCATAAAACGCTTGAAGAAATCCAAGCCGATAAGCCCCTTGCCGATACTGTCGTGACGGTCTACACGGCTACCCAACGCTTTTTTCGAATCGTTCAAGTGTATGGCGCGCAGAAAACCGAAGCCAACGGTCTTATCGAATTCGTCGAAAACCTTATCGTATTCATTTACGATATCATAACCCGCCGTATACGTATGGCACGTATCAAGGCAGACACCTACGCGCGACTTGTCTTCCACACGGTCGATGATATGTTTCAGTTGCCAAAACTCATTGCCTACATTGCTGCCCTGTCCTGCCGTATTTTCAATGACCGCCGTTACGCCTTGCGTCTTGCCTAAGGTAATATTAATTGATTCGGCAACCCTGTCCAGGCAAGCCTCAACCGAAATCTTATTTAAATGGCTGCCCGGATGGAAATTCAGCAGTTCCAGCCCCAGCTCCTCACAACGTCGCATCTCATCCAGAAAAGCCGCACGGCTCTTCTCCAACCCTTCTTCTTCGGGATGTCCCAGATTTATCAGATAACTGTCGTGTGGAAGAATATAACGTGCCTCCAAAGCATATTTCCTGCAATTCTCCTTAAACAAGGCAATACTTTCCTGCGTCAGGGGCTTCGCCACCCACTGACGCTGATTCTTGGTAAACAGGGCAAAAGCATTCGCTCCTATTCCATGGGCATTGACGGGAGCCAGCTCCACACCGCCGCCGGCAGATACATGTGCACCTATAAATTTCATATTTCGATTATTATTCGTTAGTTTATTGTTCTTTCATAAATTCCCATTGAGACTTTTTCATATCTACAAAGCCGTTTGTCTTAAACCGGACACCTTCATTCTCCAACAATACTCTTTGCTCCGTCCAACCCGGCACTAATCTGCCCTGGCTGTTTACAACCCTATGACAAGGCAAATGCAATTCCTCCGGTACGTTGTACATAGCCTGCCCCACCATACGCGAGCACTGAGGTCTGCCTACCAAACTGGCAATCTGCCCGTAGGTTACAACGCATCCTTCAGGAATAGCGGCAACAACACTGTAAACATCTTGCAGAAAAGTAGTCCGATTCATAAGATAAAGTCTTTCTTTGCGGCAAAGATAGCGTAAACAGAGAGTATAAAAAATACACAGCCTTGTTTTTTATACCAAGCGACGGAAATGAGATGCCTACCCGACAGCCGGGCATCTCACGTCTGATTACAGGAAAGTACTTGCCCCAAGCGTATTGTAAGCGTAAGTGATATTCTGCTGGCGGAGAACTTCACCGTTCGGAGTAAACAATATCTGATATTTTATCTGCACGTTCGGCCTGCCCACCTGTATGGCTACAATAGGTTGCCATTTGGGAAATTGCACCCAAACAACATTCTGTACCACCCCGTCCGAAAACTGACTGGCTGCAAAAGCGTTGAATACGGCGGCAGGCACCTCATCCAGGGTTTCCCAGTCCGTTTGCTTCATTACCCACTCTGCATCCGTATTGAACCAGACCTTGGTATCAAATCCGTTCATCATAAAATCCGCAACGTAATACTCCTCGTCCTGCGACCAGGCTATCCCTTTGGCGGAAGGATACATTTTCGTCAGGGCAGTTTGCACATTATCAGGAGCATAGCCTGCAAAAAGTGGCAAAAATGTCCAAAGCGTCAAAAAAAAGAACAAAGACTTCATTTTATCCATAACCATTAATCTATTCCATGTTGGAAATCAACAATATTTCCTGGTGTTTTGTTTGGTTCTATACCCATAAGGATTATCTTTGCCATACAAACCCGTTCAAACAGCAATGAAATGATAAGTATACAGCCTGTGCTCCATAATAAGAAACAATACCTCGACCTGCTGCTTTTGGCCGATGAACAAGAAACCATGATAGACCGTTATCTGGAACGCGGTGAAATGTTCGTGTTGTCCGAGGACGGCAGTATCAGAGCATCCTGTGTCGTCACCCGCGAAGCAGAAGATGTTTTTGAGATAAAGAACATTGCCGTTTATCCGCAATTCCAACGTCGGGGATACGGGAAGAAACTGATACAGTATCTTTTCGGGCATTATGCAGGCAGATGCCGGACAATGCTCGTAGGAACCGGAGACAGCCCATTGGCGATTCCATTTTACGAGAACTGCGGATTTACCTATTCCCACCGCATCCCGGACTTCTTTACGGATAACTACGACCATCCCATTTATGAAGCGGGCAAACAACTGAAAGATATGGTTTACCTGAAACGCAATATGGATGAATAAGACCTGCCAATCACACATTGCCCAAGAACAACGCACCGTAGAACAGATGATCCGCCTCTATTGCCGCAGGAAAGAGGGCAACAAGGAACTCTGCCCGCAATGTCTCGAATTGCTGGAGTACGCACGAACGCGCCTGTCGCGCTGCCCGTTCGGAGAGAATAAAACAACTTGCAGACTATGCCCGGTACATTGCTACAAGCCGGAGATGAAGAAGCGGATGCAGGAAGTCATGCGATATGCCGGACCGCGCATGCTGCTCTATCATCCGGCCGCAGCGTGCAGGCATTTATGGAAAGAGCGTATATATCAATATTTCACCAGACGTTTCGGAGTCCCGTGCCAGGAACAGCATAAGCAGTAAACCTCTTCCAGGTCATACCCTTCTAAAGAAGCTGCCGGATCTTTCGGTACGACCTCGCCTTTGTCCGACACATATACGGGCAAACGCTCTCCCTGCCCGTTCAAGACATAAAATGCCCCCACCTTGCATTGGGGGCACACCATTTTGCGCATAATCAGTTGAAATAATATAAAAATACAGCAATACCTTCAAGCGCTTTCTTCTTCTCGCCCTGAATCTCAATGGCAAACTTTATTTCCGCCTTTGCCACACCGCGCAGGTTTGCCAACGAATGCAGAGAAGCCACCAGACGGATGCTCTGTCCGGAAAGTACAGCCTGACCGAACTTCATCTTATCCATTCCGTAGTTAATCATCATCTTCAGGTTATTTACCTCAATAATCTGATTCCACAGATGAGGCAACATGGAGAGGGTGAGATAACCGTGTGCAATGGTACTCTTAAAAGGACTTTCGGTCTTGGCGCGTTCTGTGTCAATGTGAATCCACTGATGGTCCAGCGTTGCGTCGGCAAAGAGATTGATGCGTTCCTGCGTAAGTTCCACATACTCCGAAACACCGATTTGCTGACCTACCAGCTTTTCAAAATCCTCGTACGAATTGATAATAACTTTTTCCATATATTTTTTGTTTTGTTGGGTAAATGCGTTGTAAACGGTAACAAATTTAGATATAAATCACGATTTATATGCCAGTGGGATATGAAAAAATCAAGACCACCCCTATCTTTATGGCGTGGAGGTCTCAGTGTGTGAGCCTCAAAATAAATGTTTCACGAGCTCTTAGTCTCAAAATGTAATAGCCTATGCGGATAGTATGTGGTCTTGACGTACACAAAGATAGTGTATTTGTTTGTATTCTCAACGAAAAAGGTGAGAAATTTGAAGCCAAGTACGGTGTTTTGACACCTGAACTGGAAGAGCTGCATCAACTTCTCCTTACTCATGAAGTTAAGGAAGTTACTATGGAAAGCACCAGTATTTACTGGTATCCCATCTGGCGCATTCTCAGTGACATAGAATGTCTGAAGTTGGTCAACCCCTACTTCATCAAGCAGCTTCCCGGCAGAAAAAGTGATGTCCGTGACGCTGCCTGGATAGCCGAATGTACCATGAAGGATCTCATCCGTGGCAGTTTCGTGCCGGATGAGATAGTGCAGCGCATGCGTCAGTATAACCGACGCATTTTTGACTTGAACAAGGAGAAGGTCTATAAACTGACCAAACTGGATGCCTTGCTTCAACGTTGCAATATCCGTATCAGCAACTACGTATCTTCTACAGACAGTAAGAGCTACAAAGATGTGGTGAAATTGCTTTCCGAAGGAATTGTCAATGCGGAAAAGCTGACGGAGGCCATCCATGGACGGACGGTGAACCGTGTCGGAAAAGAAGTAATTACAGCCGCTCTGACAGGAGTTGTCAATGAAGTGGACATAGACCTGATACGCCAGTACCGGGAGGAAATCCTTATGGATGACAAGCATCTGAAAGAGTGCCAGGAAAAACTGACGGAAATCTGCAGGAAAGAGTTCCCCAGGGAGTTCGATAATCTTCAGACGATACCCGGTGTAAAGGAACGCTCGGCAACCTCCATACTCTCTGAATTAGGGGCCGACATGAAGATGTTTATTACAGCGGCTGCATTGGTGTCGTGGTGCGGGCTCAAACCACGGAATGAAGAAAGCGCAGGAAAAATCAAATCACGAAGAATCACACATGGTAACAAGTACATCAGAAAGACTATGATTGAATGCGCATGGGGAGCCAGCCGGACACAAAACTGTTTTTACTCGAATTTCAGTTACACACAAACTGTCGTCAGAAGGAAGAATGCCATGAAAGTGAAAGTGGCCATAGCGCGGAAAATGCTTGTTGTCATTTGGCACGTGTTGAGTGATGGTGTTCCATACAATGATTATAAGAAGCCTGAAGCTATTGCAGAAGGCAACTCATAATATACCGCTTATTGTAAGGCCAGTATCTTTGTGGTAGCATAGACTCCGTTTTGCAAATTGACTGATGCTTTAAGCGGCTTAGAATGCCAGTGTTAGGAAATAAAGCCTGAAGAGGAAAATGATACTTTTTATATTGTATATCTGACTGCTCTTGATAGAACGGTCAATACATTCATGCTCATTAACACCATAAACTAAGTAAAGGAGCCATAAAGACAGGGGTAATCTTTATCTTTTCATAGAGGAAAGATACCGCTTATCTCCGAATAAATTACAAGCGAATCATTAAAAAGCCATATTTTTCCGGTTGTTGTTACGGTAATTACTCCCATTATTACCCGTATCATTCTTCAAAATAGCATGCAAATTCACGCTCTCTTATCAATAACTGGCATCACGGTTTCACAGGCCAAGACAAAGATAAGTTCAACAAAATCATTATTGTACCGCTTTTAATAAAACATCCGCTCCCTATTTCTTTCCATTTCTGCGAATTATATCTATTTTTGTATGCGCATATAATATAAACAACCCTAAACATCCATGTATGGACGCTGAAAAGGATTACAACCTGCTGTCAGAAATAATGCACAATGCCAATATAGGCTGGTGGAAAGCCGATATACAAGATGCCGATTATATATACTACGGTCCCATCGCCAGCCTGTTAGGATTGGAAGAAGGCGGTTGTATCAGTTTTGAAAATTTCAACAAGCGCATACTGAGAGAGGAACAGCCGCATACTACCGTCCGTTCCTTCGACAACATACAACAGACGAATGAAACCGTCTATCTGCTTGATACCGTCAAAGGACCGACATGGGTCCGCAGCAAAATCTGTATGCAAAAAACCGATGAAAACGGAAAGACCAAGATTTACGGCATAGCCGAAATACAGGACGGTCCTTATATGTCGTCCGCCACACAGATGCTGCGACAACGCGAACAACTCTTGCACAACATCTATAAGCATCTTCCGGTAGGCATTGAAGTCTACAATACAGACGGAGTATTGACAGACCTCAACGATAAGGAATTGGAAATGTTTCATCTGCAACGAAAAGAAGACTTGCTGGGTATCAATATATTTGATAACCCTATCTTCCCGAAAGAGATGAAAGAGAAACTGAAAAAATATGAAGACGCCGATTTCACATTCCGCTACGACTTCTCGAAAGTAGGTTCTTACTACAATCCGCAAACCAGGACCGGTACAATAGACCTCGTAACTAAAGTAACCACGCTGTACGACGAGAACCACACCCCCGCCAACTACCTGTTGATTAATGCCGATAAGACCGAAACCACCGTAGCCTACAACAAGATACAGGAATTCGAAAGTTTCTTCGAACTGATAGGTAACTATGCCAAAGTAGGATACGCACACTACGACTTACTCACCCGGCAAGGAGATGCCCAACACAGCTGGTACATCAATATCGGCGAACAAGAAGGAACTCCTCTGTCCCGAATCATCGGAGTGTACAGACATATCCATCCCGAAGACCGGCGCGCCATGCTCGGTTTCCTGAACAATGCAGCAAAAGGTATGGAAGACAAGTTCAATAAAGAAGTACGTGTTCTCAGAGAAGACGGCAGCTACACTTGGACACATGTCAACCTGATAGTGAAAACCTACGCTCCCGAACGGAACAGTATCGAACTAATCTGTATCAACTACGACATTACCCGGCTCAAAGCCACGGAAGCCATGCTGATAGATGCCAAAGAAAAAGCCGAAGAGTCAGACCGCCTGAAATCGGCCTTTCTTGCCAACATGAGTCACGAAATACGTACACCGCTGAATGCTATTATCGGCTTTTCCAGCCTCCTGCCCCATATAGAAGATGCTGAGGAACGCAACCATTACATCTCCCTGATAAACCACAACAACGAATTGCTGCTGAACATCATCAACGATGTACTGGATTTATCGAAGATAGAAGCCGGACACATAGAGTTGTCCCCGGTCTGGTGCAACCTCTCCGACCTGATAGATGAAAGTTGCACCGAATGCCAGCCCAACGTACCTGAAGGCGTAACGCTCAAGAAACGCTACCCGGCAACTCCCAACCTGATAAAGCAAGATCCGATGCGCATCAAGCAGGTTTTGAGCAACCTCATATCGAATGCACTGAAAAATACCGTACAGGGCTATGTCGAAATTTCGTACGAGACGACACCGTCCGAAACAAGAATAAGCGTTTCCGACACAGGGCGCGGAATCCCTGAGGAAAAGCTCGGCATAATATTTGAACGGTTCGAAAAAACTGATGCTTTCATTCAGGGAGCCGGATTGGGCTTGCCTATCTGCAGGTCTATCATGGAACATATGAACGGAACAATCGAAGTAACCTCCACCGTAAATAAAGGTAGCACGTTCACAGTAGTGTTTCCTTGCCAAGTACGGCCAATGGAATAAAGAATAGAAAATATGATTATACAAAAAGAATTTACCCTTACCCCCCATCGACGCGGGTTCCATCTGATTACGGAAGAAATAGTACGTAACTTACCACAGTTGCCTCCGACCGGACTATTGCACTTGTTTATCAAACACACAAGTGCCGCACTAACCATCAACGAGAACGCCGATCCGGATGTACAGACAGATATGGAAGCTATCTTCAACAACCTTGTCAAGGAGCGTGAGCCTTACTACGAACATACCTGCGAGGGTGACGACGATATGCCGGCGCATGCCAAATCTACCATTGTAGGAGCAGAACTGACCATCCCCATCACCAATGGACGGATGAATATGGGCATCTGGCAGGGTATTTATCTTTGTGAATTCCGCAACCGTGGCGGAGGAAGAAAAATCGTAGCAACCATTATCGGATAATCTCTTCCCATGAAAAAAGCTATCATCATAGGAGCCACCTCAGGCATCGGACAGGAAGTAGCCGGAATACTCGTGCAACAAGGCTGGCGCATAGGCATTGCCGGCAGACGTGAAGAAGTCCTGCGAAGCATGCAGCAAGCCAATCCCCAACAGATAGAGATACAGCATCTTGATGTGACAAAGGAAAATGCCGTATTACACCTTACAGAACTGATAGACCGATTAGGCGGCATGGATTTATTTTTCCTCAGCTCCGGCGTAGGTTATCAGAACAGGAACCTAGAACCTGAAATAGAACTGAATACCGCACGTACCAATGTCGAAGGCTTTATCCGAATGGTAACCGCAGCTTTCGATTATTTCAAAAAGACAAAAAACGGACATATCGCTGTAATCAGTTCCATAGCAGGTACCAAGGGATTGGGAGTCGCACCTGCCTACTCCGCCACCAAACGGTTTCAGAATACATACATCGATGCTTTGGCACAACTCGCACGGATGCAGCATCTTAATATCCGCTTCACCGACATCCGTCCGGGGTTCGTAGCAACGGATTTACTGCGAAACGGCAAGTATCCGATGCTGATGCATGCCGATAAAGTGGCGGAATATATCGTCCGGGCGTTGAAACACAAAAAACGAGTGACAGTAATTGACGGACGCTATCGTCTATTGGTATTCTTCTGGCGAATGATTCCACGTTGGCTGTGGGAACGGTTGCCGATAAAGAATTGATTTCGTATCTTCACGCCCAAAAAGCAAAAACAACCAAGATGAAAAGAAAGTCCGGATATATGATACTCACAGTCACTGCCTCCTTGTGCATAGGCACTTCGCTGCCTTTTCTCCTTGGCAGCAGTGTACTGAATCCTGAAAGACAGTCGGTTAAATCGGAAATACCTTACTGCGTCACCTCTCCTACCGTACCCGCCAAGATTGCCTTTGCCGGACAGGAAGTAGACTTGTTACGCTACGACCACCGCGAGCGCATGGACCGTGAACTGATGTCGTTTACTTATATGCATTCTACCACAATGCTCACCATAAAGCGTGCCAACCGTTATTTTCCTATTATAGAACCTATACTAAAGGCAAATGGCATACCGGATGATTTCAAATACCTTGCCGTTATAGAAAGCGCACTTAACCCACTTGCCAAATCGCCCGCCGGCGCTGCCGGAATGTGGCAGTTCATGCCCGGTACAGGGCGCGAGTTCGGTCTGGAAGTAAACAATAACATCGACGAACGCTATCATGTGGAAAAAGAGACGAAAGCAGCTTGTAAATATCTGAACGAAGCCTATGCCAAATACAATAACTGGCTTTGCGTGGCTGCTGCCTACAATGCCGGTCAGGGACGTATCTCCACACAGTTACAAAAGCAAATGGTGAGTCAGGCGGCAGACCTTTGGCTGGTAGAAGAAACCTCACGTTATATGTTCCGCTTGCTGGCAGCAAAAGCTGTTATCAGCAACCCGCAACAATACGGTTTTTTGATGAAACGTGAACACCTATATCCGGCTATCCCTTACACCGAAGTGAAAGTCACCACGGGAATAGCCAATCTGGCACAATTCGCCAAAGATAAAGGAATCACTTATGCCCAGCTGAAAGATGCCAATCCCTGGCTGCGCGACACTTCACTAATGAACAAAAGCGGACGTACATACATTCTGAAGATACCGACACAAGCCGGAATGCACTATAACCCGCATAAAACTGTTCCGCACAACAAGAACTGGGTAATAAACTAAATACTAAGTCTGCTTCTCGGTCAAATACTTCCAATATCGCACAGGCATGTCTTGCCTGTGCTTGCGGGGATTCAGCCTTTCCTTGATACAGATTGCCTTGAAATAAGTTTTCCAAAGTTGCTGAAAGAGCTTTTCATCCTTATCCATAAGGCTCTCATCCAGTATTCCTGTCACAAGATGTCCTTCCCGGCTATCTTCCCCAAAAACAACGTTCCGCACCTCTTTTAAATCGTAATAATAACCATAAGCACGCTTGATGTCGTATATCAACCAACATTGGTCGGCAAAACGGTCTTTAAAATGCCCGGTTATCAAGGGAAGTACATTCTTCTCCGGTTCTACCGCCGCAAAATAAGTACCATCTGCTGCTTTCTGAAAACGGACAAACTGTAACATCCGTATCCGTTCCCAATCCACCCGCTTCCACATACGCGAAAATTCCAAAACATCAGGGTCTGCAAAGTTCGTTTCAATGGAACGGGAAGCATCTATTGCCTTGCGGATATAACGGAACAAAAGCGATGCAGTTTCCGGCTCTTCCGCCAACCAGCACTGCGTAAGACAAGACAAGGCGGATGCAGAAAGTTTTTTCTGCAAGCCACGCCAAACCCTCCCCGCTTTCTCTTCATCCGATACTACAGTAAAAGCCTCGTCATAGAACAGAGGAAACGGCTCCCCTTCCGCCAGCAAAGCACCCGGAAAAGTACGACGGGAATAGGCTTCAAAAACAGAAGTCAGCAATCCCTCAAATGTATTATCGAATATAAACAGAGTCATTTTCTTCGTCTCCAAAATCAAGAATCAGCTGCCTGTCGTCATATTTCTTTCTGGGTTTCTGCACCAGCAAGTTACGTACTCTCTGCGGAGTCATTTCATTGACCGTGCGTACTGGCAGTTCACTGCACGTAATAAAGTACTGCGCCTTCTTCATCACCACACCGATCTTCTTCAGTTGATAGAATCCCAATTTGGAGAAACGGCGGGAAGCGACTATCAGACGAGCCGATTTCACACCGATACCCGGTACACGGAGTATCATCTCATAATCCGCCTTATTGACGTCAACGGGAAACTGTTCGGGATGCCGCAACGCCCACGACAGCTTCGGGTCTATCTCCAGATCCAAATCCGGATAAGCGTCATCCACAATCTCATCTACTTTGAACTGGTAGAAACGTAGCAGCCAGTCTGCCTGATAGAGCCGGTTCTCACGCACCAAAGGCGGCTGTTTCAAAGCCGGCAGACGCTTGTCGTACGTGTTCACCGAGATATATCCGGAATAATAGACGCGCCGCATCGTAGGACGCTGATAAAGAGCCGATGAAAGAAAAAGAATATCCTTGTCCGTCTCGGCAGTAGCACCTACAATCATCTGCGTGCTCTGTCCTGCCGGGGCAAAACGGGGTGCATAGCGGTATTTCCTGCGCTCTTCCGCACTCTCCAAAACACCTTGCTGAATATAACGCATCGGAGCAAATACGCTTTCATGGTCTTTTTCCGGAGCAAGCAGCCTGAGGTTTTCTTCTTTGGGAATTTCCACATTGACACTCAGACGGTCGGCATACAACCCCGCCTCATTCACCAACTCACGACTGGCTCCGGGAATGCTCTTCAAATGGATATAACCGTTGAAACGATGGATAGTACGAAGGTCTTTGGCTACACGCACCAACCGTTCCATCGTATAATCGGGATTGCGCACCACTCCGCTACTCAGAAAAAGGCCTTCAATATAATTGCGGCGGTAGAACTCCATTGTCAGGTCCACAAGTTCGCTGACGGAAAGAGTGGCACGAGGCAAATCATTACTGCGACGGTTAATGCAATAAGCGCAATCGTATATGCAATAGTTTGTCAGCATCACCTTCAGCAACGAAATGCACCGCCCGTCTTCTGCAAAGCTGTGGCAGATGCCCCATCCGCCCACAGTATTGCCCAGCATACCTGCCTTGTTGGAACGTACAGTGCCACTGGACGAGCAAGAGACATCGTACTTTGCCGACTCTGCCAATATCTTCAACTTATTTAGTACATTTTCGTTCATACCCTGTGCCAAAAGTAATAATAAAACTTCTATTTAAAAGCAAAAGGCCAAGCAATTAATATATTAAAATCGTTGAGGAATATCATAAAAATACGACTTATTTATACAAAACAGCCATTATGCATAAAATAAAAAAGACCGCCGAACGGCAGTCTTTCACAGCATTAAATCTGCGTTTTCTCTTACTTTTTAGAATCTTCCAAAGATGCTTTGCGGAATTCTTTCATTGTCTTTTCGATTTCCAAAGAAGCCTTACGTGCACGAGTACCGGCTGCCTTGTTACCGTTTTCCAACTGAGCTTTTGCATCTTTTTCGAATGCTGCATACAATTCTGCAACTTTTTCAACTAATTCTTTCATAATCCTTTTTTAATTACTTCGTTAATAATGTCCGACAAAAATACATTCTTTCTTGAAATAAATGCAGAAAAACGATATTTTTTTTGAAATAATACGCAAAATCGGCATTTAAAAAGGCTTATACGTGTTTTTTATCTATTTTTGCAGACATGAAAACGCTTACTGATACCCAATATATACATGCTCTCATAGCCGAAGGAGAGCACCAACAACAAGATTTTAAGTTCGAAATATCTGATGCGCGAAAAATTGCCAAGACG
This window contains:
- a CDS encoding putative DNA modification/repair radical SAM protein; this encodes MNENVLNKLKILAESAKYDVSCSSSGTVRSNKAGMLGNTVGGWGICHSFAEDGRCISLLKVMLTNYCIYDCAYCINRRSNDLPRATLSVSELVDLTMEFYRRNYIEGLFLSSGVVRNPDYTMERLVRVAKDLRTIHRFNGYIHLKSIPGASRELVNEAGLYADRLSVNVEIPKEENLRLLAPEKDHESVFAPMRYIQQGVLESAEERRKYRYAPRFAPAGQSTQMIVGATAETDKDILFLSSALYQRPTMRRVYYSGYISVNTYDKRLPALKQPPLVRENRLYQADWLLRFYQFKVDEIVDDAYPDLDLEIDPKLSWALRHPEQFPVDVNKADYEMILRVPGIGVKSARLIVASRRFSKLGFYQLKKIGVVMKKAQYFITCSELPVRTVNEMTPQRVRNLLVQKPRKKYDDRQLILDFGDEENDSVYIR
- a CDS encoding histone H1 encodes the protein MKELVEKVAELYAAFEKDAKAQLENGNKAAGTRARKASLEIEKTMKEFRKASLEDSKK